One Virgibacillus proomii DNA window includes the following coding sequences:
- a CDS encoding DUF423 domain-containing protein encodes MKVFLLLGVINGFLAVALGAFGAHGLEGKLSTSAIATWEKAVTYQMFHTMALFVTGLIMMKVNSNGVMWAGWMFLIGIVLFSGSLYIYSTTAIKTFAMITPFGGVAFLIGWVLLGLFILKYV; translated from the coding sequence ATGAAGGTATTTTTACTTTTAGGAGTTATAAATGGTTTTTTAGCAGTTGCCTTAGGGGCATTTGGTGCGCACGGCTTAGAAGGAAAACTGTCTACAAGTGCCATTGCCACTTGGGAGAAGGCCGTAACTTATCAGATGTTTCATACGATGGCATTATTCGTAACCGGGCTAATCATGATGAAAGTAAACAGCAATGGAGTTATGTGGGCAGGTTGGATGTTTTTAATTGGTATTGTTTTATTTTCAGGAAGTTTATACATCTATTCGACCACTGCTATTAAAACCTTTGCGATGATTACACCATTTGGGGGAGTTGCATTTCTTATTGGCTGGGTGCTTTTAGGGCTATTTATCTTAAAATATGTATGA
- a CDS encoding YwdI family protein, with translation MAVANATIINKMITELNKAKADPENTIEITKHISHVRLLCDLLLEEQPKTVNQTDEHTISQLELKAMIGERDDSKVIQQQHQDSGNSSKLDHDDANGDSIFDF, from the coding sequence ATGGCAGTAGCTAATGCAACAATAATAAATAAAATGATAACTGAATTAAATAAAGCGAAAGCTGATCCTGAAAATACAATCGAAATAACTAAACATATTAGTCATGTTCGTTTGTTATGTGATTTGCTACTTGAGGAGCAACCAAAAACAGTAAATCAGACGGATGAACACACCATTTCACAGCTTGAGCTAAAAGCAATGATCGGAGAACGGGATGATAGTAAAGTAATCCAGCAACAACATCAAGATTCAGGTAATTCATCAAAGCTTGATCATGATGATGCGAATGGAGACTCTATTTTTGATTTTTAA
- a CDS encoding phasin family protein: protein MNDLLKKGFLLGLGAAVTSKEKFESKVKQLVDKNELTQEQAKAVLQQFIEKGETKKGEWQAQQYEQMKKFAQEIGLATKEDINELRARITELESKLEEK, encoded by the coding sequence ATGAATGACTTATTAAAAAAAGGATTTTTACTTGGCTTAGGTGCAGCAGTTACAAGTAAAGAGAAATTTGAAAGTAAAGTGAAACAATTAGTAGACAAGAATGAATTGACACAGGAACAGGCAAAAGCCGTCTTGCAGCAGTTTATTGAAAAAGGTGAAACAAAAAAAGGTGAATGGCAAGCACAACAATATGAACAAATGAAGAAATTTGCACAAGAGATTGGCTTAGCTACGAAAGAAGATATCAATGAACTTCGTGCAAGAATTACAGAATTAGAAAGCAAACTGGAAGAAAAATAG
- a CDS encoding ABC1 kinase family protein, whose translation MVNKRLKYNLGYRCTVMVWMTLKFIMQIYVFHFKNRIWDDQTVAKWNCLVTKMATEYREKAGKLGGVLIKVGQFLSTRTDFMPDAFIKELSELVDRVPAMPYSYARSILEEEWGTSIYDVVEEIQTPSIASASIGEVYRATLKDGKTVVAIKVQRHRISDVFHKDFKALRIVFWLIETLTTFGKKADLPSLYRELVTVMNRELNFEQELSNALYFQERFKDNTSIHIPFYVEELCTRKILVMEWIEGAKITDLSFMNQHQIDPQRIAKTVFDFYLEQFLQSGKFHADPHAGNILIRTDGTVVIIDFGMIGEVRKQDSHYFKQLIHSIIVDDYDKVIQTLDEMNFILPNADRKKLKRIIRETVEMYQTGTVNMQDTHIIEQLKEDIRLILHEQPIQLSAEYAYLGRAISIVIGILIAIYPEVDLQKWATPKFKQWFGGKRFAESMYTDYVKDTIKPILSYPQAVLNWLENGEKQRQWEKQKQQRQQKHHYFIILEVLNVTFLLVTLGCMSVGFYVGLQLMALIGLVSASVFAVMLIIVIRKHYKMIQSLW comes from the coding sequence ATGGTGAATAAGCGTTTAAAATATAATTTAGGCTATCGCTGTACGGTGATGGTATGGATGACACTAAAATTTATTATGCAAATTTATGTGTTCCATTTTAAAAACCGTATATGGGACGATCAGACAGTTGCAAAATGGAATTGTCTCGTTACGAAGATGGCAACGGAATATCGTGAGAAGGCTGGAAAATTAGGAGGAGTATTAATTAAGGTAGGTCAGTTTCTTAGTACGCGGACTGATTTTATGCCAGATGCATTTATTAAAGAGCTTAGCGAGCTTGTTGACCGTGTACCTGCAATGCCTTATTCGTATGCTCGAAGTATTTTGGAAGAAGAATGGGGTACTTCTATCTACGATGTTGTAGAGGAAATTCAAACCCCTTCGATTGCCTCAGCTTCCATTGGTGAAGTATATCGGGCAACATTAAAGGATGGAAAAACAGTGGTAGCCATAAAGGTTCAGCGCCACCGAATTAGTGATGTGTTTCACAAGGATTTTAAAGCATTACGGATTGTATTTTGGTTAATTGAAACGCTTACTACGTTTGGAAAGAAGGCTGATTTACCGTCATTATACCGAGAGCTTGTTACGGTGATGAATCGAGAACTTAACTTTGAACAAGAATTGTCAAACGCTCTTTATTTTCAAGAGCGGTTTAAAGACAATACTTCGATACATATTCCGTTCTATGTAGAGGAGTTATGTACGAGAAAAATACTAGTGATGGAATGGATAGAAGGAGCAAAAATAACGGATCTGTCCTTTATGAATCAACATCAGATTGATCCGCAGCGAATAGCTAAAACTGTATTTGATTTTTACTTGGAACAATTTTTACAGTCGGGTAAATTCCATGCTGATCCACACGCAGGAAATATTTTGATTCGCACAGATGGCACGGTGGTGATTATTGATTTTGGTATGATTGGAGAGGTGCGTAAACAGGATAGCCATTATTTTAAACAACTGATTCATAGCATTATTGTTGATGACTATGATAAAGTGATTCAAACATTAGATGAAATGAATTTTATTTTGCCAAATGCGGATCGAAAGAAATTAAAACGAATTATTCGTGAAACGGTTGAAATGTACCAAACTGGTACAGTGAATATGCAGGATACACATATTATTGAGCAATTGAAAGAAGATATTCGTCTTATTCTTCATGAACAACCTATCCAGCTTTCAGCAGAATATGCTTATTTAGGACGGGCTATTTCGATTGTAATTGGCATATTAATTGCAATTTACCCAGAGGTTGATCTCCAAAAATGGGCGACCCCGAAGTTTAAACAATGGTTTGGTGGTAAACGATTTGCTGAGTCCATGTATACGGATTATGTAAAGGATACTATTAAACCTATTTTATCTTATCCACAGGCAGTGTTAAACTGGTTGGAAAATGGGGAGAAACAGCGACAGTGGGAAAAACAAAAACAACAACGCCAACAAAAGCATCATTATTTTATCATCCTTGAGGTTTTAAATGTGACATTTTTATTGGTCACTTTAGGCTGTATGAGTGTAGGATTTTATGTAGGTTTGCAACTAATGGCGCTCATTGGACTAGTTAGTGCAAGTGTTTTCGCCGTTATGTTAATCATAGTAATTAGAAAGCATTATAAGATGATTCAATCTTTATGGTAA
- a CDS encoding YjiH family protein, giving the protein MKNNQYSLIDHLKFIVPSLVGVFLFMLPIKTEAGLTIPIAILAESVQTLLNDRISEIMMIIIVITAVMTVIARIVGQEKFAVTPFFQQLFCVNTFWTITRIVAAIFAIMVFFRIGPEFIHGASTGQMLLGDLLHVLFAVFLFAGLFLPLLMNFGLLELFGTIMTKVMRPLFRLPGRSSIDSLASWIGDGTIGVLITSKQYENGYYTKREAAVIGTTFSVVSITFSLVIIGEVGLKHMFVPFYGTVLAAGFIAALIMPRIPPLSKKEDTYIHEKTEKISESVPNGENILTYSYKQALDRAKKEKSVYQFLKEGGQNILDMWMGVAPVVMAFGLIALIIAETTPLFQWLGLPFVPLLELLQIPSAKEASETILIGFADMFLPSILASSIEEEITRFIIAALSVTQLIYMSEVGGLLLGSKVPVSFKDLTVIFLLRTLITLPVITLIAHLIF; this is encoded by the coding sequence ATGAAAAACAATCAATATTCACTTATAGATCATTTAAAATTTATTGTACCATCTCTTGTAGGTGTTTTTTTATTTATGTTACCAATAAAAACAGAAGCTGGGTTAACAATTCCGATTGCTATCCTAGCCGAAAGTGTACAAACACTTTTGAATGATAGAATATCAGAGATCATGATGATCATCATTGTCATTACTGCAGTAATGACGGTTATCGCTAGAATTGTCGGCCAAGAAAAGTTTGCTGTCACACCGTTTTTTCAGCAGCTATTTTGCGTCAATACGTTTTGGACGATAACCCGAATCGTTGCTGCCATCTTTGCAATAATGGTATTTTTTCGAATTGGACCAGAATTTATCCATGGAGCAAGTACTGGGCAAATGCTGCTAGGAGATTTGTTACATGTTTTATTTGCTGTCTTCCTTTTTGCCGGGTTATTCTTACCACTTCTTATGAATTTTGGTTTGCTGGAGTTATTTGGAACGATTATGACAAAAGTAATGCGACCATTATTTCGTCTCCCCGGTCGATCGTCCATTGATTCTTTAGCGTCATGGATTGGAGATGGAACAATCGGTGTATTAATCACCAGCAAACAATACGAAAATGGTTATTATACTAAACGAGAGGCTGCCGTTATTGGCACCACTTTTTCCGTTGTTTCGATCACCTTTTCGTTAGTAATTATTGGAGAAGTTGGTCTTAAGCATATGTTCGTACCGTTTTATGGTACTGTTTTAGCAGCTGGCTTTATCGCTGCCTTAATTATGCCACGTATCCCTCCACTTTCCAAAAAAGAAGATACGTATATTCATGAAAAAACAGAAAAAATATCTGAAAGCGTACCAAATGGAGAAAATATACTAACGTACAGTTACAAACAAGCTCTCGATCGGGCAAAAAAAGAAAAAAGTGTATATCAATTCTTAAAAGAGGGCGGACAAAACATTTTAGATATGTGGATGGGTGTTGCTCCCGTTGTCATGGCATTTGGCTTAATAGCATTAATTATTGCCGAAACAACCCCATTATTTCAATGGTTGGGGCTACCTTTTGTCCCTCTGTTAGAGCTGTTGCAAATCCCATCTGCTAAGGAAGCATCAGAAACGATCTTGATTGGCTTTGCTGACATGTTTTTACCTTCTATTTTAGCTTCTTCCATTGAAGAAGAAATAACTCGGTTTATTATCGCTGCCTTATCGGTTACTCAATTAATTTATATGTCAGAGGTAGGCGGATTATTATTAGGTTCAAAAGTCCCTGTATCCTTTAAAGATCTTACTGTTATTTTTCTATTACGGACGTTGATTACTTTACCAGTAATTACATTGATCGCTCACCTTATCTTTTAA
- a CDS encoding acyltransferase family protein, with protein sequence MERNSFFDNAKVILIFLVVFGHMIQPLTDGSKNINTLYLWIYTFHMPAFIFLSGFFAKGAGNMNYVLKLMKKLLLPYVIFQALYTGYYFLIGKSDWQTDLFSPHWSLWFLFSLFCWHILLYWFKKIPPFLSVIISVQIGLLVGYFGEIGHTFSLSRTFVFFPFFLIGYLLTEKQVMVIKNIGVKVASLIVMGGIAVTIYSLPEFNSGWLLASKSYADLNMAEFGGLARLLVYITAVIMVASVLAWVPTKRFRWTALGTRTLYVYLLHGFFIQFFRQVDLFEVNGFLDFIGLAILSLLIVLLLSSRPVQGTWQPIVEGKASILKNMYQQVANENSQK encoded by the coding sequence ATCTTTTTAGTTGTGTTTGGACATATGATACAGCCGCTTACGGATGGATCAAAAAATATTAATACTCTTTACCTTTGGATTTATACGTTTCATATGCCTGCATTTATTTTTTTATCAGGCTTTTTTGCCAAAGGGGCAGGAAATATGAATTATGTATTAAAATTAATGAAAAAACTACTGCTGCCATACGTAATTTTTCAAGCGTTATATACAGGATACTATTTTTTAATCGGAAAATCAGACTGGCAGACGGATTTATTTAGCCCACATTGGTCATTGTGGTTTTTATTCAGTCTGTTTTGTTGGCATATCCTCTTATACTGGTTTAAAAAAATTCCTCCGTTCTTAAGCGTTATCATTTCTGTGCAGATTGGATTGCTAGTAGGATATTTTGGTGAAATCGGCCATACGTTTAGCTTGTCGCGAACATTTGTATTCTTCCCGTTTTTCTTAATAGGCTATTTATTAACGGAAAAACAAGTGATGGTAATCAAAAATATAGGGGTGAAAGTTGCCTCGCTTATTGTGATGGGCGGCATTGCTGTTACTATTTATTCTTTACCTGAATTTAATTCCGGCTGGCTGCTTGCTTCTAAATCATATGCCGATTTGAATATGGCTGAGTTTGGCGGGTTAGCCAGATTACTTGTTTATATAACTGCGGTTATTATGGTAGCAAGTGTACTGGCATGGGTACCAACAAAAAGATTCAGATGGACTGCACTTGGAACAAGAACATTATATGTCTATTTGTTACATGGTTTCTTCATTCAATTTTTCCGTCAGGTAGACTTGTTTGAAGTGAACGGATTTCTCGACTTTATCGGCTTAGCTATTCTGTCTTTGCTCATTGTACTGCTATTATCCAGTCGACCAGTCCAAGGAACTTGGCAGCCGATTGTTGAAGGGAAGGCATCGATTCTCAAAAACATGTATCAACAAGTTGCTAATGAGAACAGTCAAAAATAA